In one Silene latifolia isolate original U9 population chromosome 10, ASM4854445v1, whole genome shotgun sequence genomic region, the following are encoded:
- the LOC141606309 gene encoding calcium-dependent protein kinase 24-like, with amino-acid sequence MGGCMSALPSHAARNLRRKGGRGLLTAPVPFEDLSIAGRAIKVLVDPNVGDNIRQKYNIGKELGRGEFGITYECTEIESGLSRYACKTISKSKLRTEVDLEDVKREVEIMRHLPRHANIVAFKEAFEDDEAVYLVMELCQGGELFDRIVARGHYSERAACHVVRTIVEVVKVCHEHGVIHRDLKPENFLYANKTESAALKAIDFGLSIFFEPGQRFSEIVGSPYYMAPEVLRRNYGPEVDVWSAGVILYILLCGVPPFWAETDEGIAQAIVNGKVDLERDPWPRISTQAKDLVSCMLEQNPYSRLTVDEVLEHPWIKNGDGNDDISLGKNVMTKIKQFSLMNKFKKKVLRVVADNLPEEQIEKIRRTFEMMDTDENGSLSFDELKEGLLKLGHPLPDSDIQMIFEAADVDGNGMLDCGEFLTLTLHIQKMEGDEHLLNAFKHFDKNSSGYIEFEELREELLSNELDTNSDQVVRDILFDADLDKDGRISYDEFKTMMCSGMDWKMSSRQYSKAMLNKLSLKLFKEKSIQVN; translated from the exons ATGGGAGGTTGCATGTCAGCATTACCCTCCCACGCCGCCCGAAACCTACGACGTAAGGGAGGCCGAGGACTGCTAACTGCCCCGGTCCCTTTCGAGGACCTGAGCATTGCGGGTAGGGCTATAAAAGTTTTGGTGGACCCCAATGTAGGGGACAATATAAGACAAAAATACAATATAGGCAAGGAATTAGGGAGAGGGGAGTTCGGAATAACGTACGAGTGCACGGAAATCGAGAGTGGGTTATCGAGATACGCTTGTAAGACGATATCGAAGAGTAAGCTGAGGACGGAGGTCGATCTGGAAGACGTGAAACGAGAGGTCGAGATTATGAGACATTTGCCTAGACATGCTAACATTGTTGCCTTTAAGGAAGCTTTTGAGGATGACGAAGCGGTTTATTTGGTTATGGAGCTTTGTCAAGGCGGTGAATTGTTTGATAGGATCGTTGCTCGAGGTCATTATTCCGAACGGGCTGCTTGCCATGTCGTTCGTACCATTGTTGAGGTTGTTAAG GTATGCCATGAACACGGAGTAATACACCGAGATCTCAAACCCGAAAACTTCTTATACGCTAACAAGACCGAGAGTGCCGCTCTAAAAGCTATAGATTTTGGCCTGTCCATATTTTTCGAACCAG GTCAAAGATTTAGCGAGATAGTTGGAAGTCCATATTACATGGCCCCTGAAGTCCTAAGACGGAACTATGGACCTGAGGTCGATGTTTGGAGCGCCGGTGTTATCCTCTATATCTTACTCTGTGGAGTCCCTCCTTTTTGGGCAG AGACGGACGAGGGCATAGCACAAGCGATTGTAAATGGAAAGGTTGATTTAGAAAGAGATCCATGGCCAAGAATTTCAACACAAGCCAAAGATTTGGTTAGTTGTATGCTTGAACAAAATCCATATAGTCGCTTGACCGTCGATGAAGTCCTTG AACACCCCTGGATAAAAAATGGTGACGGAAATGACGATATTTCATTAGGCAAAAATGTGATGACCAAGATCAAGCAATTCTCCCTTATGAACAAATTCAAGAAGAAAGTTCTCAGA GTGGTAGCCGATAATTTACCCGAAGAGCAAATAGAAAAAATAAGGAGAACGTTTGAAATGATGGACACAGATGAGAATGGAAGTTTGAGCTTTGATGAGCTCAAAGAAGGTCTTCTTAAGCTTGGACATCCCCTTCCTGATTCCGACATCCAGATGATCTTTGAGGCT GCGGATGTCGACGGGAATGGAATGTTGGACTGTGGAGAATTCTTAACACTAACATTACACATACAAAAGATGGAAGGTGATGAACATCTACTAAATGCGTTCAAGCATTTTGACAAGAACTCGAGTGGTTACATTGAGTTTGAAGAATTAAGAGAAGAATTGCTTTCTAATGAACTTGACACCAATAGTGATCAAGTTGTACGTGACATTCTTTTCGATGCCGATTTGGACAAG GATGGTCGCATAAGCTACGACGAGTTCAAAACCATGATGTGTTCCGGGATGGATTGGAAGATGTCTTCTCGCCAATATTCAAAGGCGATGCTCAACAAACTCAGCTTAAAGTTGTTCAAAGAAAAATCAATTCAAGTTAACTAA
- the LOC141606310 gene encoding carbamoyl phosphate synthase small chain, chloroplastic: protein MAAIAPHSSSPALLLDNKTPSSSSILLRLHSAAPSLSSPSIRRRIAVHASSSTAASPALSLGQGNRPWKVSDARLVLEDGSIWNAKSFGATGTQVGEVVFNTSLTGYQEILTDPSYAGQFVLMTNPHIGNTGVNFDDEESRQCFLAGLVIRSLSISTSNWRCVDTLGQYLAKRNIMGIYDVDTRAITRRLREDGSLIGVLSTEKSKSDEQLLETARSWDIVGVDLISGVTCQAPYQWVDKTDDNWEFNIDGRHGESFNVVAYDFGVKQNILRRLASYGCNITVVPSTWPASEVLKMKPDGILFSNGPGDPSAVPYAVESVKALLGQVPIFGICMGHQLLGQALGGKTYKMKFGHHGGNHPVRNMQNGQVEISSQNHNYAVDPATLPEGVEVTHVNLNDGSCAGLAFPAMNIMSLQYHPEASPGPHDSDLVFGQFVDMMRRTKGNL from the exons ATGGCGGCCATAGCTCCGCACTCATCATCTCCGGCATTGCTTCTAGACAATAAAACCCCATCTTCATCATCTATCCTCCTCCGTCTTCACTCCGCCGCTCCTTCTCTCTCATCGCCGTCCATCCGCCGTCGCATCGCCGTACACGCTTCTTCCTCCACCGCCGCATCTCCCGCCCTCTCTCTAG GTCAGGGAAACCGACCATGGAAGGTATCAGATGCCAGACTGGTGCTTGAAGATGGTTCCATCTGGAATGCCAAATCATTTGGCGCTACTGGGACACAAGTTGGTGAAGTTGTGTTCAATACTTCTTTGACTGG GTATCAGGAAATTTTGACTGACCCGAGTTATGCTGGCCAGTTTGTCTTGATGACTAACCCTCATATTGGCAACACTGGTGTTAACTTTG ATGATGAAGAATCAAGGCAGTGTTTTCTTGCCGGGCTTGTGATCAGAAGCTTGAGCATCAG CACTTCTAATTGGAGATGTGTCGATACTCTTGGACAGTATTTAGCAAAAAGGAACATCATGGGTATAT ATGATGTTGATACTCGAGCTATCACTCGTAGACTGCGGGAAGATGGGAGCCTTATTGGTGTATTGAGTACAGAAAAATCAAAATCCGATGAGCAGCTCTTAGAAACGGCTCGTTCTTGGGACATAGTTG GAGTTGATTTGATAAGTGGTGTAACATGCCAGGCTCCTTATCAATGGGTTGATAAAACCGATGATAACTGGGAGTTTAATATAGATGGTCGACATGGAGAATCTTTCAAT GTCGTTGCTTATGATTTTGGGGTCAAGCAAAACATTTTGAGACGCTTGGCATCGTATGGATGTAACATCACAGTTGTCCCTTCAACATGGCCAGCATCTGAGGTTCTGAAAATGAAACCAGATGGTATTCTTTTCAGCAACGGTCCTGGAGATCCCTCAGCAGTTCCATATGCTGTTGAATCAGTGAAAGCATTGCTTGGACAGGTTCCCATTTTTGGAATATGCATGGGCCACCAGTTACTTGGACAGGCCTTGGGTGGTAAAACCTACAAAATGAAATTTGGTCATCATGGAGGAAACCATCCTGTCCGTAATATGCAGAATGGCCAGGTCGAAATTAGTTCACAG AACCACAACTATGCAGTAGACCCTGCAACACTACCAGAGGGAGTTGAAGTGACGCATGTTAATCTTAATGACGGGAGCTGTGCTGGTCTTGCCTTCCCAGCTATGAACATTATGTCTCTTCAGTACCACCCAGAAGCGTCTCCTGGTCCTCATGATTCTGACCTTG TTTTTGGACAATTCGTCGATATGATGAGGCGAACAAAGGGAAATTTATGA